The stretch of DNA CGTTCGAAGAGCCGATCACCGTCGGCGTCGCCTACATCCTGAAGCTGCTCCACCTGGTCGACGACAAGATCCACGCCCGTTCGACCGGTCCGTACTCGATGATCACCCAGCAGCCCCTGGGCGGGAAGGCCCAGTTCGGCGGCCAGCGCTTCGGCGAGATGGAGGTCTGGGCGCTCGAGGCCTACGGCGCGGCCTATGCGCTGCAGGAGCTGCTGACGATCAAGTCCGACGACGTCCTCGGTCGCGTGAAGGTCTACGAGGCGATCGTGAAGGGCGAGAACATCCCCGAGCCGGGGATCCCGGAGTCGTTCAAGGTCCTGATCAAGGAGATGCAGTCCCTCTGCCTGAACGTCGAGGTCCGCTCGGCCGCGGGCGAGGAGATCGAGCTCCGAGAGACCGACGAGGACGTGTTCCGGGCCGCGGAGGAGCTGGGCATCGACCTGTCCCGCCGCGAGCCGGCCGGAGCCGATTTCGAGTGATCGTCCACGGCGGGAACAAGCGAGTGTTGTACGGAGTGCAGGGCATCGAGGTCGCATCAAGGGGTCGCGAGGAGGCGAACGCGTAAGTGGTGCTCGACGTGAACTACTTCGACGAGTTGCGGATCGGTCTGGCCACGGCCGACCAGATCCGCGCGTGGTCCAACGGTGAGGTCAAGAAGCCGGAGACGATCAACTACCGGACGCTGAAGCCGGAGAAGGACGGCCTGTTCTGCGAGCGGATCTTCGGCCCGACGCGGGACTGGGAGTGCCACTGCGGCAAGTACAAGCGCGTCCGCTTCAAGGGCATCATCTGCGAGCGGTGCGGCGTCGAGATCACCCGCAGCAAGGTCCGTCGCGACCGGATGGGCCACATCGAGCTCGCCGCTCCCGTCACCCACATCTGGTACTTCAAGGGCGTTCCCTCCCGCCTGGGCTACCTGCTGGACCTGGCGCCGAAGGATCTCGAGCGGATCATCTACTTCGCGGCCTACGTGGTCACGCGGGTCGACGAGGACCGGCGCCACAAGGACCTTCCCGAGATCGAGAAGGAGTTCGAGACCGAGAAGAAGGAGATCGACGCCGATCGCGACGAGCAGATCAAGCAGCGTCTGAACGAGCTCGAGGAGCGCCTCCACGAGCTCGAGGCCGAGAAGGCCAAGGGCGCGCAGCTGTCCGCCGCCAAGCGCGAGGCACAGCGCGACGTCGATCGCATCACCGAGGCCGCCAAGCGCGACACCGATCACCTCGACGAGACGCTGAAGGCGTTCACCGGGCTGTCGGTCAAGCAGCTCG from Actinomycetota bacterium encodes:
- a CDS encoding DNA-directed RNA polymerase subunit beta'; the protein is MLDVNYFDELRIGLATADQIRAWSNGEVKKPETINYRTLKPEKDGLFCERIFGPTRDWECHCGKYKRVRFKGIICERCGVEITRSKVRRDRMGHIELAAPVTHIWYFKGVPSRLGYLLDLAPKDLERIIYFAAYVVTRVDEDRRHKDLPEIEKEFETEKKEIDADRDEQIKQRLNELEERLHELEAEKAKGAQLSAAKREAQRDVDRITEAAKRDTDHLDETLKAFTGLSVKQLVADDNVYRSLRERFGDYFDGGMGAEAIKRLLADLDLEGEANSLRGQIETAKGTRRLKAIKRLKVVGNFTGGKNTPLGMVLDAVPVIPPDLRPMVQLDGGRFATSDLNDLYRRVINRNNRLKRLLDLQAPEIIVNNEKRMLQEAVDALFDNGRRGRPVTGPGNRPLKSLSDMLKGKQGRFRQNLLGKRVDYS